One genomic region from Pseudochaenichthys georgianus chromosome 15, fPseGeo1.2, whole genome shotgun sequence encodes:
- the fignl1 gene encoding fidgetin-like protein 1 produces MSGAHLDEWQRRSFDISSGNCTPEQTADAYRAHILSIQYAWASSQLSQAGMDSLLRTYSERYAAVLDSDDPRTGLNNYADSALHLARSQRNHSDKWESFLTMESVLELPCVQRMIQAGKGGGGSLVAAGDVNISVGQESRGSSLPSAFTGDHSDTALFKPTVPPQPKAEVNTSASNPNSFSRPPARPQSVFTHSSSALPQGNPGPAGGTQNYQSSYLPNSNTSKRKNFYNTDRGDGGRGQQGGQAGSDPRAGSNFKTAREQFIVEQQKKHSNQAQRGQASWPAAAVKKSLGANRPRGTFSKFVSPIPQQEEEEGGGPNGNSNQEPQIVDERLKNFEPKIIELIMSEIMDHGPPVVWEDIAGLEFAKTTIKEIVVWPMLRPDIFTGLRGPPKGILLFGPPGTGKTLIGKCIACQSGATFFSISASSLTSKWVGEGEKMVRALFSIARCHQPAVIFIDEIDSLLSQRTDGEHDSSRRIKTEFLVQLDGATTSDEDRILVVGATNRPQEIDEAARRRLAKRLYIPLPEGTARRQIITNLMTQEKNQLGEPELDSVVAATEGFSGADMTQLCREAALGPIRSIQLSDIATITADQVRPIQYRDFQDALQTVRPSVSSKDLELYEEWNKTFGCGR; encoded by the coding sequence ATGAGTGGAGCACACCTGGACGAATGGCAGAGGAGGTCCTTTGACATTTCATCTGGCAACTGTACACCTGAACAGACGGCCGATGCCTACCGGGCCCACATCCTCTCCATTCAGTATGCATGGGCAAGCTCCCAGCTCTCTCAGGCTGGCATGGACAGCCTGCTCAGGACCTACTCGGAGCGCTACGCCGCAGTGCTGGACTCAGATGACCCCCGCACTGGGCTGAACAACTAtgcagacagcgctctgcaccTGGCTCGCAGTCAGAGGAACCACAGTGACAAATGGGAGTCGTTCCTCACCATGGAGAGTGTGCTGGAGCTGCCCTGCGTGCAGAGGATGATTCAGGCAGGGAAGGGGGGAGGGGGCTCCCTGGTGGCAGCAGGAGATGTTAACATATCTGTGGGGCAAGAGAGCAGAGGCAGCTCCCTACCTTCTGCTTTTACTGGGGACCACTCAGACACTGCATTGTTCAAACCTACAGTTCCACCCCAGCCTAAAGCAGAGGTTAACACCAGTGCCAGTAATCCAAACTCATTCTCCCGTCCTCCAGCTCGACCACAGTCTGTGTTCACTCACTCTTCCTCAGCTCTTCCCCAGGGAAACCCTGGCCCTGCAGGGGGAACACAAAACTATCAGTCCTCCTACTTACCCAACTCCAACACATCTAAGCGGAAGAACTTTTACAACACAGACAGAGGGGATGGTGGCAGGGGTCAGCAGGGAGGTCAAGCAGGCAGTGACCCGCGAGCTGGAAGCAACTTTAAAACGGCTCGCGAGCAGTTCATTGTTGAGCAACAGAAAAAACACTCCAACCAGGCGCAGAGAGGTCAGGCCTCCTGGCCGGCAGCAGCTGTGAAGAAATCTCTAGGAGCCAACAGGCCGCGGGGTACATTTTCCAAATTTGTGTCACCCATTCCCCaacaggaggaggaagaaggaggAGGGCCAAATGGTAATTCCAATCAGGAACCTCAGATCGTGGACGAGCGTCTGAAAAACTTTGAGCCAAAGATAATTGAGCTGATCATGAGTGAGATCATGGACCACGGGCCTCCTGTCGTCTGGGAGGACATCGCAGGCCTGGAGTTCGCCAAGACCACCATAAAGGAGATTGTAGTTTGGCCCATGCTGCGACCTGACATCTTCACTGGCCTCCGGGGTCCACCTAAAGGCATCCTCCTGTTCGGACCCCCGGGGACTGGAAAAACTCTGATAGGGAAATGCATAGCCTGCCAGTCAGGGGCCACCTTCTTTAGCATCAGCGCTTCATCGCTCACATCCAAGTGGGTGGGTGAGGGAGAGAAAATGGTGCGAGCCCTCTTTTCCATCGCCCGCTGCCACCAGCCTGCTGTCATCTTCATCGATGAGATCGACTCGCTGTTGTCCCAGCGGACGGACGGGGAGCACGACTCCTCACGCAGGATAAAAACAGAGTTCCTGGTTCAGCTGGACGGAGCAACGACGTCAGACGAGGATCGCATCCTGGTGGTGGGCGCCACCAACCGGCCTCAAGAGATAGACGAGGCTGCCCGGAGACGCCTGGCCAAGAGGTTATACATCCCCCTGCCCGAGGGAACGGCCCGGCGGCAGATCATCACTAACCTCATGACCCAAGAGAAGAACCAGCTGGGGGAGCCGGAGCTGGACAGCGTGGTTGCTGCCACAGAGGGCTTCTCAGGCGCCGACATGACGCAGCTCTGCAGAGAGGCGGCGCTCGGGCCCATCCGCAGCATCCAGCTCAGTGACATCGCCACCATCACTGCAGACCAGGTGAGACCCATCCAATACAGAGACTTCCAGGACGCCCTGCAGACCGTACGGCCCAGTGTCTCATCAAAAGACTTGGAGCTGTATGAGGAGTGGAACAAGACCTTCGGATGTGGACGTTAA